The Branchiostoma floridae strain S238N-H82 chromosome 7, Bfl_VNyyK, whole genome shotgun sequence region CTTCTGTCTATGCCCTTCTTCTCTAGCCATGGAAGGTACATGCGTGCCACAGGGCACAAGGGACCAGACAACATATCCACGTGTGTGCTGCCGACTTCAAATATGGTGGGCTTCAAACCTCTAGAACTCCAAGCTTCTGAGGACTTGTCATACACAAATAGGAAAGAGTCTTCAATTGTCTCTAAAGCCATGTCATAGCGTTCCAAGTATAAGTACAGCTGGTTCTCCAAGACAAAGAGATGGGGCGTATGGGCAGTCTCAACGCTTCCTGCATCCATCCAGCCTTTAAGAATCTGCCAATGGTCTGAATCTGTATGGTACACCATGGCCTCCCTGAAGTAAAGATCGGCACAAAAGATCTCTGTTCTGAGCGCAGCGGCTGTGCAGAGTCGAGGAACGATTTGCGGTGGCGTGCGCTTGAACCAGCGGTCCTTGTATGGGTTGTAGCGATGCATTTCTGTGTTCATGAGGAAATAGATGTGCGGACCACAGGGCAATATTACCTGTTCACCCTCTCCCTCGCCAAGCTccagctgtgaacactcctgccactggtcTGTTTCCCAGCTGTACTTTGTGACCCGCAATGACTTATTGCTCCTTGTACTTACCACGCAAAGGTAATATAAGATCCCATTGACTTCAACGAGGTACTTTTTGTGCTCTGCAAAATTCTTTCGGTCAGGACTACACACTGGCGATGGGATTGCACGCTCCCACGCATCGTCTGTGTGGTTGTACTGAAACAGACACGAGTGACTTTCCCACGGCTCTTTTGCCAGGACGTAAATATCGTTGTTGCTGGTGACTGTTATGGCCTGGGCATCAGGCAGACTCTCAAAATCATATTTGCCGCTGATGTACTCCCCTGCCCGAGGGTTCATGTAGAGGATCTCATGTTCATTGGTCCTGGACaggacaaaatgtcaaaaactgtcatGAGTGAAAATTCATGTCAGAACGTCAAGCAagcaaacaaccaaccaaccaaccaacattgCACAAGGAGACCTGTCCCTGAATGGTGACACCATATTATCACAtgcaatggactcttccaaggACACCACCGTgcaaaatggactcttccaaaaaTAGGGAGTGAAATATAACACAGATATGGCTGCTGGTGTCCTAGCTTTGCTATAATTATTTGTGCTGGGATACCTTCACTATGTATAATTTATCtgttaaaactttaaaagccCCGACGGGGTTTCGGACAAAATCACAGCATGCACCGGtgtcatccatgaaataaaGTCTTCAAATAAATATAGCCCAAGAAATGATATGTctaattaattaattaaagggactaggtgaggtgaggtgaattAAGTCAGCATATATGTACTGTATAATTTATGACTGTACTGCATATATGTGTTACGGGACCACAAAATTTGTAATGACATGAGCAAGGAATGTCGAACTTCCCAAAAGTCAGGTATTTACAGACCTTGTACAGAAAACCACAGCCATTTCCAGCGAGTCCATCCCAAGTCTCCTCGGTAGGTTGGAAGTCTCCTTTACCAAGTTCCTGATGACGGACCTCCCAGGATCCCTCCTGACCAGAGGGTgattcaagatggctgccgtgtcatctgaggtcagcaggttgaagcggatgtgagggaggatacTGGGCAGGTGGTGAAGTCTGCAGGACGCAAGATGTAGGTTACCCATTACAATCAATATACAGTGGAATCCAACTAATTGCATTACAGCCTATCGCATGCTTTTATTTCAGTATGTATTACAGTATGGTGGGGTCATTTTTCACTACCGAATACATTTAATTATACAGAGGgccatttttaaacaactacCACCAGGTCACATATATCCACCACCCCCAAAGAATACATGTTAAAAGATCTCCAACACAACATCCCccagtataatacatgtacatgcctgcATATCTAAACTGTGCATGCCTCGGGGATGCTGAACTAGAAATATCCCAAACATCCTGTTTTTCAAAGTGGCGGAATTATTAAAACTTGGAGAATGAATGTTTATGAATGTTAGAACCTGCATTATATGCTTGATTGTCAGTAGTTATCTGAATGCAGTAGTGTATCTGGTTTCCACATACTAGGCACATCatggacacagaaaggaagttAGGACAAACATCCTAGAAAGGTCTCAGAGCTGCTTACCGGTATCTCACTTTCTGTCTTCAAGGTCCTGcatggcagggttggacaagatCACTTGTCCTAGTGGGCAAGTAATCAAGTACATACAAAATAATACTTGCCAGGACAAActttttacttgcccaaacttAGAATAACATTCTTCCATGTGTTtccacttccagcaatggaattcttttatcattggctctgTTTTTCGTTCTGTGTTGACAAATGTTTGATGCCATCACTGTGAAAAGTAACTAGTACGTGAATATCAAAATCTCGCTCATGGAAAAATTTTACTTCCCCGCAAGAACATCCACTCGCCCAATCTGCACTTTACTGCCCTGGACAATTGTACAAGTTGACTTGTCTAAACCTGCAAGAGATCTTCAATTTCTTGAGTTGCAATGCAATATTTTGTATAAtgcccacctgtcctccctgctgtgctgcacccatctcaccacagcctcccacactgtcaTCTCCTCTTTAATATCCAGCTCatcatggctgatgatctcagtcagctgatcaACACTCAAACTGCAGAACTCCTCATGGGTAGCAAACTGTGGAGGTGCAGAGTATAATGCATCAGTACTTACCCCAATCTGGTACCAGATTTAAGATCTGTGGGTACATGGCATTCCTGGCACAAAAAACACTTTGACTATTAAAATACCTGCTGGGTGGTCCATTTTCAAGGGGCccaatacacaaaacaataaaagcaataacatcacacacacattcaaagAAAGTAAATGAAAAACTTGTAACAACTTGTAAATTAAGTGACACAGGCAGATGTAACATGagtcatacacatgtataagcAACAAAGCAACAGAAAGTATAGACAAACAAAAAACGTGTTATATGAAAAACTACATGACtgagcaaaagaaaacaaatcaaaatcacaTTCCTTACTCACTGTCCATAAACCGGGCAGGTCAACATTCAAAAGACAGGCATGGGGGGTTTCTTGGGATGTCAGGGGTGTGGGACGGCACATTTTCTGGTCCAGACACACAAACTGTTCCAaggctgcagtaccatcatgGATTGCTAGATGGCacaaacacagtacaaacaCAGACAATAGTAGCAACAAAGAGGGCAAGCTATTCTTTACCACATTTGAGAGGGCTTTAGGGCCCAAAAATCTNNNNNNNNNNNNNNNNNNNNNNNNNNNNNNNNNNNNNNNNNNNNNNNNNNNNNNNNNNNNNNNNNNNNNNNNNNNNNNNNNNNNNNNNNNNNNNNNNNNNNNNNNNNNNNNNNNNNNNNNNNNNNNNNNNNNNNNNNNNNNNNNNNNNNNNNNNNNNNNNNNNNNNNNNNNNNNNNNNNNNNNNNNNNNNNNNNNNNNNNNNNNNNNNNNNNNNNNNNNNNNNNNNNNNNNNNNNNNNNNNNNNNNNNNNNNNNNNNNNNNNNNNNNNNNNNNNNNNNNNNNNNNNNNNNNNNNNNNNNNNNNNNNNNNNNNNNNNNNNNNNNNNNNNNNNNNNNNNNNNNNNNNNNNNNNNNNNNNNNNNNNNNNNNNNNNNNNNNNNNNNNNNNNNNNNNNNNNNNNNNNNNNNNNNNNNNNNNNNNNNNNNNNNNNNNNNNNNNNNNNNNNNNNNNNNNNNNNNNNNNNNNNNNNNNNNNNNNNNNNNNNNNNNNNNNNNNNNNNNNNNNNNNNNNNNNNNNNNNNNNNNNNNNNNNNNNNNNNNNNNNNNNNNNNNNNNNNNNNNNNNNNNNNNNNNNNNNNNNNNNNNNNNNNNNNNNNNNNNNNNNNNNNNNNNNNNNNNNNNNNNNNNNNNNNNNNNNNNNNNNNNNNNNNNNNNNNNNNNNNNNNNNNNNNNNNNNNNNNNNNNNNNNNNNNNNNNNNNNNNNNNNNNNNNNNNNNNNNNNNNNNNNNNNNNNNNNNNNNNNNNNNNNNNNNNNNNNNNNNNNNNNNNNNNNNNNNNNNNNNNNNNNNNNNNNNNNNNNNNNNNNNNNNNNNNNNNNNNNNNNNNNNNNNNNNNNNNNNNNNNNNNNNNNNNNNNNNNNNNNNNNNNNNNNNNNNNNNNNNNNNNNNNNNNNNNNNNNNNNNNNNNNNNNNNNNNNNNNNNNNNNNNNNNNNNNNNNNNNNNNNNNNNNNNNNNNNNNNNNNNNNNNNNNNNNNNNNNNNNNNNNNNNNNNNNNNNNNNNNNNNNNNNNNNNNNNNNNNNNNNNNNNNNNNNNNNNNNNNNNNNNNNNNNNNNNNNNNNNNNNNNNNNNNNNNNNNNNNNNNNNNNNNNNNNNNNNNNNNNNNNNNNNNNNNNNNNNNNNNNNNNNNNNNNNNNNNNNNNNNNNNNNNNNNNNNNNNNNNNNNNNNNNNNNNNNNNNNNNNNNNNNNNNNNNNNNNNNNNNNNNNNNNNNNNNNNNNNNNNNNNNNNNNNNNNNNNNNNNNNNNNNNNNNNNNNNNNNNNNNNNNNNNNNNNNNNNNNNNNNNNNNNNNNNNNNNNNNNNNNNNNNNNNNNNNNNNNNNNNNNNNNNNNNNNNNNNNNNNNNNNNNNNNNNNNNNNNNNNNNNNNNNNNNNNNNNNNNNNNNNNNNNNNNNNNNNNNNNNNNNNNNNNNNNNNNNNNNNNNNNNNNNNNNNNNNNNNNNNNNNNNNNNNNNNNNNNNNNNNNNNNNNNNNNNNNNNNNNNNNNNNNNNNNNNNNNNNNNNNNNNNNNNNNNNNNNNNNNNNNNNNNNNNNNNNNNNNNNNNNNNNNNNNNNNNNNNNNNNNNNNNNNNNNNNNNNNNNNNNNNNNNNNNNNNNNNNNNNNNNNNNNNNNNNNNNNNNNNNNNNNNNNNNNNNNNNNNNNNNNNNNNNNNNNNNNNNNNNNNNNNNNNNNNNNNNNNNNNNNNNNNNNNNNNNNNNNNNNNNNNNNNNNNNNNNNNNNNNNNNNNNNNNNNNNNNNNNNNNNNNNNNNNNNNNNNNNNNNNNNNNNNNNNNNNNNNNNNNNNNNNNNNNNNNNNNNNNNNNNNNNNNNNNNNNNNNNNNNNNNNNNNNNNNNNNNNNNNNNNNNNNNNNNNNNNNNNNNNNNNNNNNNNNNNNNNNNNNNNNNNNNNNNNNNNNNNNNNNNNNNNNNNNNNNNNNNNNNNNNNNNNNNNNNNNNNNNNNNNNNNNNNNNNNNNNNNNNNNNNNNNNNNNNNNNNNNNNNNNNNNNNNNNNNNNNNNNNNNNNNNNNNNNNNNNNNNNNNNNNNNNNNNNNNNNNNNNNNNNNNNNNNNNNNNNNNNNNNNNNNNNNNNNNNNNNNNNNNNNNNNNNNNNNNNNNNNNNNNNNNNNNNNNNNNNNNNNNNNNNNNNNNNNNNNNNNNNNNNNNNNNNNNNNNNNNNNNNNNNNNNNNNNNNNNNNNNNNNNNNNNNNNNNNNNNNNNNNNNNNNNNNNNNNNNNNNNNNNNNNNNNNNNNNNNNNNNNNNNNNNNNNNNNNNNNNNNNNNNNNNNNNNNNNNNNNNNNNNNNNNNNNNNNNNNNNNNNNNNNNNNNNNNNNNNNNNNNNNNNNNNNNNNNNNNNNNNNNNNNNNNNNNNNNNNNNNNNNNNNNNNNNNNNNNNNNNNNNNNNNNNNNNNNNNNNNNNNNNNNNNNNNNNNNNNNNNNNNNNNNNNNNNNNNNNNNNNNNNNNNNNNNNNNNNNNNNNNNNNNNNNNNNNNNNNNNNNNNNNNNNNNNNNNNNNNNNNNNNNNNNNNNNNNNNNNNNNNNNNNNNNNNNNNNNNNNNNNNNNNNNNNNNNNNNNNNNNNNNNNNNNNNNNNNNNNNNNNNNNNNNNNNNNNNNNNNNNNNNNNNNNNNNNNNNNNNNNNNNNNNNNNNNNNNNNNNNNNNNNNNNNNNNNNNNNNNNNNNNNNNNNNNNNNNNNNNNNNNNNNNNNNNNNNNNNNNNNNNNNNNNNNNNNNNNNNNNNNNNNNNNNNNNNNNNNNNNNNNNNNNNNNNNNNNNNNNNNNNNNNNNNNNNNNNNNNNNNNNNNNNNNNNNNNNNNNNNNNNNNNNNNNNNNNNNNNNNNNNNNNNNNNNNNNNNNNNNNNNNNNNNNNNNNNNNNNNNNNNNNNNNNNNNNNNNNNNNNNNNNNNNNNNNNNNNNNNNNNNNNNNNNNNNNNNNNNNNNNNNNNNNNNNNNNNNNNNNNNNNNNNNNNNNNNNNNNNNNNNNNNNNNNNNNNNNNNNNNNNNNNNNNNNNNNNNNNNNNNNNNNNNNNNNNNNNNNNNNNNNNNNNNNNNNNNNNNNNNNNNNNNNNNNNNNNNNNNNNNNNNNNNNNNNNNNNNNNNNNNNNNNNNNNNNNNNNNNNNNNNNNNNNNNNNNNNNNNNNNNNNNNNNNNNNNNNNNNNNNNNNNNNNNNNNNNNNNNNNNNNNNNNNNNNNNNNNNNNNNNNNNNNNNNNNNNNNNNNNNNNNNNNNNNNNNNNNNNNNNNNNNNNNNNNNNNNNNNNNNNNNNNNNNNNNNNNNNNNNNNNNNNNNNNNNNNNNNNNNNNNNNNNNNNNNNNNNNNNNNNNNNNNNNNNNNNNNNNNNNNNNNNNNNNNNNNNNNNNNNNNNNNNNNNNNNNNNNNNNNNNNNNNNNNNNNNNNNNNNNNNNNNNNNNNNNNNNNNNNNNNNNNNNNNNNNNNNNNNNNNNNNNNNNNNNNNNNNNNNNNNNNNNNNNNNNNNNNNNNNNNNNNNNNNNNNNNNNNNNNNNNNNNTTTAAACATAATGCATCCACACTGTGGGATGTGCAGTTCCAAACTGTGAGCCAGCTTCAAGTAATATGTTTTGAATGTCTAACCTATGATATTGCATATCagtggattcgaacccaggacctctgggttctgggtcaaacaccctgCTATtatgccacacgaccccacaacATCTGTTTCCCCAGTACCCAAATGGTGCATTTTGGGCAGGGTATCCAAAGGATTATGGGAATTGTGAAACGGGTGAATGCATGATAAGCAACAAAGCACTACATAATAACATTGTGatattacacatgtatattcagGAGTATGAAACAAAATACCATTATTTGccacacacatacaacacacaagTATGTTTTAACCTATGTCCGTGAACTGAATGATTGAAGCAAAAAGGCTGAAGCCTTCCATATGCTACATGTGAAGCCTGCAAATTTGACAGGCCtaaaagtggggaggggggcaagccTTCACGGAGAGGATAACAGCCTTCCCAACCCGTATTTGACAGTACAAGTTCCCTCTTTGTTACCTAATGATGCATGTCTTGT contains the following coding sequences:
- the LOC118419548 gene encoding kelch-like protein 25 isoform X2, which produces MTVWEAVVRWVQHSREDRLHHLPSILPHIRFNLLTSDDTAAILNHPLVRRDPGRSVIRNLVKETSNLPRRLGMDSLEMAVVFCTRTNEHEILYMNPRAGEYISGKYDFESLPDAQAITVTSNNDIYVLAKEPWESHSCLFQYNHTDDAWERAIPSPVCSPDRKNFAEHKKYLVEVNGILYYLCVVSTRSNKSLRVTKYSWETDQWQECSQLELGEGEGEQVILPCGPHIYFLMNTEMHRYNPYKDRWFKRTPPQIVPRLCTAAALRTEIFCADLYFREAMVYHTDSDHWQILKGWMDAGSVETAHTPHLFVLENQLYLYLERYDMALETIEDSFLFVYDKSSEAWSSRGLKPTIFEVGSTHVDMLSGPLCPVARMYLPWLEKKGIDRRLKEADKEEEECVVHMV
- the LOC118419548 gene encoding kelch-like protein 25 isoform X1 produces the protein MCRPTPLTSQETPHACLLNVDLPGLWTFATHEEFCSLSVDQLTEIISHDELDIKEEMTVWEAVVRWVQHSREDRLHHLPSILPHIRFNLLTSDDTAAILNHPLVRRDPGRSVIRNLVKETSNLPRRLGMDSLEMAVVFCTRTNEHEILYMNPRAGEYISGKYDFESLPDAQAITVTSNNDIYVLAKEPWESHSCLFQYNHTDDAWERAIPSPVCSPDRKNFAEHKKYLVEVNGILYYLCVVSTRSNKSLRVTKYSWETDQWQECSQLELGEGEGEQVILPCGPHIYFLMNTEMHRYNPYKDRWFKRTPPQIVPRLCTAAALRTEIFCADLYFREAMVYHTDSDHWQILKGWMDAGSVETAHTPHLFVLENQLYLYLERYDMALETIEDSFLFVYDKSSEAWSSRGLKPTIFEVGSTHVDMLSGPLCPVARMYLPWLEKKGIDRRLKEADKEEEECVVHMV